CAGGATCAACAGTAAACACATTAATTAACGTAACACACGGGTGTTCCGTGCTGATGGTCGTCATTAAAAATTCCCCCTGTTTATCGGTTGATTGCCATAAACCTGTCACACGATCCTTTTCAAAGTATTTAAAGATAAATTACCCTTATAAAAACACCCTAAAACACAAAATCAAGAAAGACATCCACCACAAATATATAAAATATAGAATTATTTGAAACCTTATCCTATTAAATACGTATCACATACTACACGTATTTTTATAGAAAGGGGATTTTAATATGCTTGAAATTGTTATTATTATTGTTTTGGTCGCACTGCTGCTTGGAATTTTCTCTTCAAAGAAATCTCTTTCAAAGAGAAATCATTCATTCCATGATTCTTCCAATGGTGCAGGCCCGGGCTTTCCCTTTTTTGTCGGCAGTGACGGTGGAAATGATGGAGGAAGCGATGGCGGAGGGGGCGGTGACGGAGGCGGGGGAGCCTGAATGGACTGAGGGTCTGCCGTCTTGCTGTTTGTAAATATATCCTCTTTATTCAGGTTTATATCAACCCATGACCTAGAATATTCCCCCATAATCATGAGATATCCTCCCATTATACAAACTTATCCTCCCATCTCTTTTTCACTCTATTATAAAATGGAAAAGACGGGAGGATTTCACATGCAAAAAAAGATTTTAATTATAGACGATGATACTGAACTATGCAGACTGCTAAAAAAATGTATGGAGTCGGAAGGATACAAGTCGGAGATTGCCCATACAGGAAAAGAAGGTTTAAAGCTGCTTGCCGGAGAGGAGTACCATCTCGTCATTCTCGATGTGATGATGCCGGAGATGGATGGGATGTCCGTGCTGGCACATATTCGAAAAACAAAAAATACACCGGTGTTAATGCTTACGGCCAAAGGGAATGAAATGGACAAAGTACTGGGATTGAAAGCCGGAGCAGATGATTACATGACGAAACCGTTTAGTTTGTCCGAATTAACGGCGAGAGTCGAATCTCTCATTCGAAGATATATGGTGCTGGGCGCCGCCCTTCAACAGCCCCGCAGCCTGACTTTCGGTTCTCTGGTGATTGATCCTGCATACATGCGGGCTACTTTAGATGATGAAGATGTGTCATTAACGGGAAAAGAATTTGATTTGCTCTATTTTTTGGCATCAAATGCCGGGCAAATTTTTACTAAGAAGCAAATATACAAGCATGTTTGGCAAAATGAATATGCTTACGATGACAACAATATCATGGTACATATTAGAAGGCTTCGCAAAAAAATTGAACCAGATCCGGCGAATCCCATTTATATCTTAACCGCTTGGGGTATGGGCTATAAATTTAACGGAGCTGCAGGAAATGAGTAGTATGAGTTATTTGCTGCTGATCGGCCTCGTCATCGCCCTGATTTTTTTTATTATCCGCGAACGGAAATACCGTAAACGGATTCAGGAGACGCATTCGATCTTAGAAGAGATTGTCGCCGGCAATGAAAATCGCAGAATCCATGTAGACGAGAAAGAGCTGATTGCTCCGTTAGTTTTCCAAATCAATCAGCTGGTCGATTTCTATCAAACGGATAAAGTGAAAGCATACCGGTCGGAACAAGCAAGAAAGAGGATGCTGTCGAGCCTTTCACATGATGTCCGGACGCCTTTGACATCGGTTTTGGGATATTTGGATGCGTTAGAGGGTGGCCTGGCTGGTGAAGAAGCTGAGGAGTATATACATATTGCGAGAAATAAAGCTTATGCGCTAAAAGAGTATTTGGACGAGTTGTTTGTGATTGCCCAAATTGATGCCGACGAATGGAAGCCTGCCAGTGAATCGTTCGATCTATTTGAATTGCTGCGCAGCGTCTTGATTGGATGGATGCCCGAATTTCAGAAAAAGGACATAACGGTCGATGTCCAAATTCCAGATAGTGAACGATTTATTATCGGAGATCAACATGCAATTTCACGGGTTTTTAATAATTTGCTGCAAAATGCTTTACGCTATGGCGGCGATTCATTTATCGGAATCAAGGCATGGGCTGAGGAAAAAGAGATTCATTTTGAAGTGTGGGACAAGGGTTCCGGGCTTTCTCCAGATCAGCTTTCAAAAGTATTTGACCGGCTTTATAAGGCCGATTCATCCAGGTCATCAAAGGGGCACGGATTGGGTCTGGCGATTGCCAAGGAGCTCGTCCAAAAAATGAATGGAACGATTGTTATGGAAAGCGATCCTTTTCAAAAAACCGCTGTACTGGTATCTCTTCCGAAAGTAAGAAAAAGTAAGAATTAAGTAAGCTCCATGTCAGAACCGCCGGGTAGAATGATAGATAGTTAAGAAGGCAAGGAGCGATAGGAATGCAAAATTGGGTATTAGAAACTGAAGGACTTACCCGAAGGTTTGATCAACAAACAGCTGTCGATTCAATCAGCTTACACGTTCCAAAAGGGCGCATTTACGGTCTTTTAGGGAGGAACGGGGCAGGAAAAACGACGACCCTTCGGATGATTATGGGACTAGTTCGGCCTACTTCAGGAGAAATCCGAATGTTCGACCATAATGTAAATCAATATACAAAACAAATTTACCATCGTATCGGGTCACTAATTGAAACACCGGGTTTTTATCAAAATCTGACAGGAAGCGAAAACCTCGCCATATTAGCACGATTACGGGGAATTCACCGTCGTGACGCGATCCGGTATGCGTTATCACGAGTAGGGCTGGATAATGAACCGCGCAAAATGGTGTCCCAGTATTCGCTGGGGATGAAACAGCGACTAGGCATTGCCGCAGCGATCATGCATGAACCGGAATTACTGATTTTAGACGAGCCTATTAATGGACTAGATCCGATCGGGATCCAGGAAATGCGAAAATTTCTTACTGATTTATGTGATGAAAAACAAGTGACCATTGTCATTTCAAGCCATATTCTTAGTGAGATTGAACACGTAGCCGATCATATTGGAGTAATCCATGAAGGGAAGCTGCTGGAGGAAGCCTCGGTGTCAGAGCTTAGAAAAAGAAACCGCAAATACCTCCAGTTTCAAGTATCGAATGAGAAAAAAGCTGCAATTCTCTTAGAAACGCACTTTCAAATCCAAGATTATGAGATTCATGAAAAAGGGACTATACGTGTCTATTCCCACTTAGGACAGCAAGGAAAGATAAACCGCATATTTGTGGAACAGGGCATTGAAGTTTCCGGAATCATGGTGAGTGAGGACAACCTCGAGGATTACTTCATTAAATTGATAGGGGGCGGGACGATTGGTTAATTTGTTGTACGCGGAGCTGTTAAAACTAAAGCGGGCTCAGATGTTTTTAGTCAGTGTGATCGGCGCTTCGGCAGTCCCGGTTATGATATTTATCAGCGCATTGAATACGAAAATCAAAACACCTGATATTCCTATTCA
This window of the Bacillus gobiensis genome carries:
- a CDS encoding response regulator transcription factor; the encoded protein is MQKKILIIDDDTELCRLLKKCMESEGYKSEIAHTGKEGLKLLAGEEYHLVILDVMMPEMDGMSVLAHIRKTKNTPVLMLTAKGNEMDKVLGLKAGADDYMTKPFSLSELTARVESLIRRYMVLGAALQQPRSLTFGSLVIDPAYMRATLDDEDVSLTGKEFDLLYFLASNAGQIFTKKQIYKHVWQNEYAYDDNNIMVHIRRLRKKIEPDPANPIYILTAWGMGYKFNGAAGNE
- a CDS encoding ABC transporter ATP-binding protein produces the protein MQNWVLETEGLTRRFDQQTAVDSISLHVPKGRIYGLLGRNGAGKTTTLRMIMGLVRPTSGEIRMFDHNVNQYTKQIYHRIGSLIETPGFYQNLTGSENLAILARLRGIHRRDAIRYALSRVGLDNEPRKMVSQYSLGMKQRLGIAAAIMHEPELLILDEPINGLDPIGIQEMRKFLTDLCDEKQVTIVISSHILSEIEHVADHIGVIHEGKLLEEASVSELRKRNRKYLQFQVSNEKKAAILLETHFQIQDYEIHEKGTIRVYSHLGQQGKINRIFVEQGIEVSGIMVSEDNLEDYFIKLIGGGTIG
- a CDS encoding sensor histidine kinase, which translates into the protein MSSMSYLLLIGLVIALIFFIIRERKYRKRIQETHSILEEIVAGNENRRIHVDEKELIAPLVFQINQLVDFYQTDKVKAYRSEQARKRMLSSLSHDVRTPLTSVLGYLDALEGGLAGEEAEEYIHIARNKAYALKEYLDELFVIAQIDADEWKPASESFDLFELLRSVLIGWMPEFQKKDITVDVQIPDSERFIIGDQHAISRVFNNLLQNALRYGGDSFIGIKAWAEEKEIHFEVWDKGSGLSPDQLSKVFDRLYKADSSRSSKGHGLGLAIAKELVQKMNGTIVMESDPFQKTAVLVSLPKVRKSKN